One region of Populus trichocarpa isolate Nisqually-1 chromosome 4, P.trichocarpa_v4.1, whole genome shotgun sequence genomic DNA includes:
- the LOC7477395 gene encoding uncharacterized protein LOC7477395, producing the protein MEKDKQSDISSAQAVLLGALAPGVNGPTWNTLKSAFLLLGLCLAMMLVLAFSSSDSSLVIHVGFLVTITATLFLLLSWFLSQTGLVSIEHQMREMDLVPEDQGAKQKET; encoded by the exons ATGGAGAAAGACAAACAATCAGACATATCTTCAGCACAAGCAGTCTTACTTGGAGCATTAGCACCTGGGGTTAAC GGTCCAACATGGAACACATTGAAATCAGCATTTTTGCTGTTGGGTTTGTGTCTTGCTATGATGCTTGTCTTAGCTTTCTCTTCCAGCGACTCTTCTTTGGTAATTCATGTTGGGTTTCTTGTAACAATCACAGCTACCCTCTTCTTGCTTCTTAGCTG GTTTCTTTCACAGACGGGTCTGGTTTCAATTGAACATCAAATGCGAGAAATGGATTTGGTGCCCGAAGATCAGGGAGCTAAGCAAAAAGAGACGTga